The sequence below is a genomic window from Pseudorca crassidens isolate mPseCra1 chromosome 20, mPseCra1.hap1, whole genome shotgun sequence.
ataactttctgtggtttaagccactcAATTTTTGGTACTtctttacagcagccctaggaaactaataccatgaaccaattatataaataaaaattaattagaaaaaaatcttttacagTAGGTCCCTAACAAAAGGCAAAATcaatggagagacagagacaataTGTTCATGGGTATGAAAAAGATGTCAATCTTCTTGTAATTAATCCATcaattcagtgcaattccaatcTCAATCGCAATAGGATTTTTCAGGGAACTAGAAAAGCAGCTGCTAAAATCCATCTAGAAGAGAAAATGGACAAGAATGGTAAAGACAGATTTGAAACTGAACAGAGGTGGGGGACTTGCCTCATGTGATATCAAAACATatctaaatgaaataattaaactgGCATGGAGGCAAGGGACAGATACAGAGATCAATGAAACATAATAGAAATGTCAGCGATAGACCTGTGTATACATGGGAATTTGGCACATGATAAAGGTGGAATATCAAAACCAGGGAAAggactggcttcttttttttttttcccagctgcATGACTTGAGGGGTCTtatttccctgatcagggatggaaccccggccccagcagtgaaaacactgagttctaaccactggacatccagggaattcccaggactggcttttaaaataaatggtatCTGGACAATTAGCTATATCTACCATAAATTCCTACCTTagtacattttcaaaaataagtcTCATAtggatgaaagaaacaaaatcaaaactagGAAAAGTATTAAAAGAAGTGATAAACTATATGACCTTGGGGTATGGCAAGCCTCTTAAACACACCAAAAGTCAGGATAGATTGATAAATAGGTGTGAATAAACACTAAGAACTTCtgtgtgagaaaaataaataaataaagttaaaatataaagtgCAAACTAGCAGGAAATATTTGGAATATGTGTAACTGACTAACAATTAGAATTGGAATCCATAAAGTACTCTGACACattaacagtaataaaaaaaggCATACAACCATtgaaaaaatggtcaaaggataTGCGCAAGCaacccacagaaaacaaactattaaaGACCAATAAACTCACAGAAAGATGTTCTCTCCTTAGTAATCAGAGAGTTGCAAGTTAGAACAGTGTGATACTATCCTTTCAGGAAATGACTAATATTTACTCATCAAccaggtctctgctcagatgtcCCTTTCTCTAAGAAGCTCTATCCTTGCCCTCGGGCTGGATTAGGtgttccctgccccacccccctcccGGGCCCTCTGGGGTCTCCTAGCCAGCCCTGTCCACTCTGGATCGTCACTGTTTGGGAAAGGGTTTGTCTCTCCCAATGCGTTGTGAGCTCCAGAAGGGCGGAGCGGGGCTATCGTTATCTGGGGCAATGTATGTGGAATAAGAGAATGAGtgaatggggaaactgaggctaagtcaatgacagagctggaattcaaacccaagtctgtaCTGAGAGAAGGAACCTAGTTTGATTACCCGCCATCCCTTCTCCACTAAGCCCTGCCCAGAGCCCAGGCACACAAGAGGAGCTCAATAAGAGCACTGAAATCAAactgctcggcaacgggagacgCTGAGGGCCAGAGGCGGACAGCTCTCTCGAAACCCAAACCTCCGCAGTCCTCCAGAACCATAGAGAGCTGCGCGAGGAACCGCCTCTCTTGATGCTCTACGCCTTTGGGGAACGTCAGGAGCGGGCTGGAGGGCTAGAGAGGCCGGAAGTGCGACCAGCCTGGGGCTACGCTGGCCGCGCCGGCGGTGGGACGCCTCGATCTCTCTCCTGTCTTTCTTTCGCGGCCCGGGGGCGAGGAGGTGAGTTCTCGGGACGCTGAGACCGCGGGGCTGGGTTGAGAGGGGCGTGGGGTTGAGACCGCCCGTGGCGATTGGCAGATGCAGAAGCCAATCAATCGTTACAATGTctgagagtttgagaaggtgGAGCGAGGGAAGGTTTGAGCGGGGGAAAGGCATCCTGGTGCGAGCCTTGGGGGCGGGGTGGACGGAGGGTTGGGGACAGTGGTCTGGCCTGGCAAACGGAAGGCGGGGAACAGTGAAGGCGGGGAGAATAGAAAGGTGGGACCCTGAAGGGTGTGGCGAAAGGAAAGTGTGTCCCGGTAAGGGGCGGGGCGAGCCGCAGGTGGAGGCTCGATGGGGCGGGGCCTTATAGAACCTGGGGCCCTGGATGTCTGGACCTGGACGCGATGGAGCCCCTGGAATTTTTTTGGGGGTACGGCTGTGTCTGGGGGTTCCTTCTGGGGACTGTCGATGCTTCGCTCGCGCCCGACGCCACGGCTTTATTTTCAGGCCCCCAGAAGGACCTTGCAATGGACGAAGAGAGAGTGGAGAAGCCCGCTGGCCCACCCACAAGGAAGAAATTCCTCATTCCAGTGGACGAGGATGAGGTCCCTCCTCCCGGGGTAGGACTAGGAGATGGGGGGACTGCTGGGAGGCTTGGGGGGTGGTTGGGAGGAAGGGGGACAGGAAGGGGCCTGTGGGACCACAGAGTGGGTTAGGAAATGTTGGGGCCTGGGTCACTTTGAGAAGACAGTCTTTTTGCCTTCTGCAAGTATCAGTTTCCTGTAAAAAGTAAAATGTCATGGTCAGGAGGGCTAAGGCAGCGGCTGCAAACTGGCAGTCAGGAAGTAGTCCTGAGATACGTTTTACGTGGCCAGAACCCTGGTTCTGCAAGGAGTGAATTTATTGCTGATAGTTGAGAATTTGGAAGGTTTGgcaattttaaagaaatctgCACTTTTGACATCTTTTGGTAAATAAAGCATCTGGCAACACAGAGATCTCAATCGTACAGGAACACAATTGCCTGGTGATAAGTAGTGGCTGCCACCTGTGtgctaggaagaaaaagaaagtaggcTAAGGATAGAGGGTGTGATGGGGGAGAAGAGCTACCTTAGGTAGAACAGTCAAGGGAGGGCCTCTTGGAGGAGATGATGCCTTTGCCAAAATGTGAAAGAAGTGAGTGAGCGAGCTATGCAACATCAGGGGGgaagggaacagccagtgcaaagaccctgaggtcaGAGAGAATCTGATAAGTTTTAGGGCGGCAGGAAGGCCAGCGGGGCTGGGGTAGAGAAAGCCAGGGGAAGACGTAGAAGGTGAGGTCCTTGAGGCAAGGGTGCAGGGGCAGATCTTTATGAGGCTTGAGGACTGAAGTGAcagctttggcttttactctgagtagGAACCACCTAAGGGCTCTGAGCAGAAGAGGAACATGATATGACTCAGTGTGGGGAGCAGACTGTGGGAGGTAAGGGCAGAGGCAGGTAACTGGTGCGGAGGTGACTGCAGTGGCCCAAGGGAGAGAAGATGGTGGTTGGGACCAGGGTAGAGGccgaggaggtggggagaagtggcTAGATTCAGATTTTGTATGCCCtctcacccctctccccacaggcCAAGCCCTTATTCAAATCCACACGGAGCCTGCCCACTGTGGAGACCTCCCCACAGCCGGCTCCTCAGACCTACGCCGAGTACGCCATCTCAGGACCTCCAGGAGGGCCTGGAGCCACATGCCCCATAGGGCCAGAACCCCTGGCAGGAGAGACCCCCAACCAGGCCCCCAAACCAGGAGCAAAATCCAACAGCATCATTGTGAGCCCCCGGCAGgtgaggagggggctggagaAGTGGGGCTTTGGGGTTTCTGGTGGGAAACGTGGTTATAGGGAGGGCTTTCTAGTGGACAAGGAAGGAGTTCTGAGTTCTAGCCATTATGCTCTCAACAGcaccattcatccattcaactaGCGTGTGTGGGTTGAATATGCCccgtgtcttagtctgttcaggcttctgtaacaaaaataccatagactggtggTCTGAACACCGaacgtttatttctcacagttctggaggctggcagaTTAGGTGTCTAGTGAGGAcccgcttcctggttcatagacagccatcttctcactgtgtcctcacagcgtaggaaagggtgagggagctctctggggtctcttttataagagtgctagtcccattcatgagggctgcaccttcatgacctaatcacctcccttcacctcctaatatcatcacattggggggGTAGtatttcaacctatgaattttggggagacacagacattcagtccatagcaccccAACTCTTACGGTTGGGGGCATGATGTTGTTCCTGAAGCTACATTTCCTGTTCCCAGGTTTGTCCATTTATTCAAAAACAGTTGAACACAGGCCCAAGTTTGAATCCCACTCTGCCACACAGTAGCTGTGTCATCTTGGGTATCATCTTGGGtgacttaacccctctgagcctttAAAATGGGGGTTCACCCACTTACAATCCATAAATATCTTCAGAGGTTACCTGGTGCAGTTCTAAGCTCTGGAGATTGCAGATAAAGTCTCTGCCATTGACGGGGCTGGCATTCTGGAAGGAGAGAGCAGCAGTGTACAGAGATAATAATGGGACTCAAGAACATGAAATATGCTCAAAATTTTTAgccatcagggaaacgcaaaccaaaaccacaatgagataccacgtcATACCCTAGAATCAAAAGGATAGACAATAACAAGGGTGGGGAGAGTGTTGGAGGAGTTGgagccctcatacactgctggtggggatgtagaatggtgcagtcactttggaaaaccgcctggcagttcctcagacatttaaacatagagttatcctACGACCGTGCAGTTCCACCTCTAGGTATAtatgcaagagaaatgaaaatacggTCAACCTTCCGCAACCATGGATACAAAACCCGCAGAcacggagggccaactgtactacGTCATCTGTGGATTTTGATATCCCGGGGGTCCTGggaccaatcccctgtggatactgagggaccaCTGTCTTACGTCCACACAAAATCTAGTACACACatgttcacaacagcattattcacaatagccaaaaagtggaaacaaccccaaTGTCTAGCAAATGATGACTAGttgttttcacttagcataatgctctcaaggttcacccatgttgtagcacgaattagtacttcattcctttttgttgctaaatagtattccattgcatggacaTGCCactttgtttgtccattcatccatcgatgggcGTTCGGGTTGTTCATATCTCTCAATTATTATgaaaatgctgctgtgaacatttgtgtactgCTGTTAACACGTGTttccagttctcttgggtatttatCTAGGAGTGGATTTGCTGGGTCGCATGGTAACTGTATGTGTAACTTTCTCAGGTACCCCCAACTGTCTTCTAAaaggctgcatcattttacattcccaccagcagtggatgAAGGTTCCATTCTCACCATATCGTCACCACTTGTCATTGTCTTTTGGATTTCagtcattctaatgggtgtgaagtggacaaaatacttctttaaaaattaaaattgggataaacaacaaggtcctactgtatagcacagaaaattatatacaatatcctatgataaaccatgatggaaaagaatatttaaaaatgtatatatatatgtataactgaatcactttgctgtacagcagagattaacatgacattgtaaatcaactgtgcttcaatttaaaaaaaaaaaaaaattggatttcgCCCCTCCCTTGCCCAAAGCCCTTCCATGGCTCCCAGTGGCTCAGGTTCAGATGGCCCAGAGCCTGTGGGACTTGGGAGCCCTGCAGACCCTTCCCACCCCAGCTGCTCTGACCACTCCACAGTCCACCCCGAGAGCAGATACCACACCCTTATTAGAGCTGAATTCCACCTCACTTGGTAATTACATGTTCGTCCCTGAGATGCTTTTGTttaatgtctgtgtcccccacgAGGGCAGGGATCTATGTCCTCTTGGTCAcggctgtatccccagcacttagacacacagtaggcactcagatACCTGAATAGATTAGAGCTTGACCTGCTCACAGTATTTTGGTCTTGGGCTACAGGGTAGAGCATGAGGCGggggtttatttatttcttttggccgcgttgggtcttcattgctgcgcgtgggctttctctagttgcggcgagcgggggctactctttgtcacggtgcgcgggcttctcattgcagtgacatctcttgttgcagagcacgggctctaggcgcgtgggcttcagtagttgtggcacatgggctcagtagttgtggctcgcgggcttagttgcaccgtggcttgtgggatcttcccggaccagggatccagcgcgtgtcccctgtattggtaggcggattcttaaccaccgtgccaccaggaaagtctgtGAGGGGTGTTTAGAGAGAGGAGTCTGCTGGGCAGATACCAGGCTTTCGGGGCTCTGACCCTGTGGAGGGTCGCAGGCCACGGTGAGGAGCTTCCTCCTGAGGGCACTGGGAAGCCATGGCAGGGCTTAGAGCTGGAGAGGGGCAGCTTTGTGCTTTAGGAAGAGCCGTCTGGCTCCTGTTTGGAGGGTGGCCAGGAGGGGACACCACTGGGGCAGGAGAccaggaggaggtggggtggaggcCATGGCAGTGGAGGGGGAGGAATTCATGGGGGATGCTTAGAAGGTAGATGTCCCACCTGGTGgatgagggggagagggaagcttGTAGGACAAGGCCTGGGTCTCTGGATGGTGGGGCCGGCCCTGagttggggctgggagggggagcaGGTGTGGAGGCCAGTGCCGAGTGCAGTGAGGTAGATCCCTGGGGACAGGTGTCCAGTGGACCAAGGACACACgagctggggctggggacagggctgAGCTGGAGAGAGACCCAGGGACCCTTTAGTTAAGGCCTagggccagggaggaggggcctAGGTCAGAGCCCCAGTACCAAGAACATTCCAGGCTGCGGAGGAGGAGGagtctggggagaggaggagggcagaGCTGGAGAAGCCCCGGGTGCAaagcaggaggtggggggaggggccctGGGGTGGCGGTGGGCCCAGGGTCACTCTGCTAATGG
It includes:
- the ERCC1 gene encoding DNA excision repair protein ERCC-1 isoform X3 — encoded protein: MLYAFGERQERAGGLERPEVRPAWGYAGRAGGGTPRSLSCLSFAARGRGGPQKDLAMDEERVEKPAGPPTRKKFLIPVDEDEVPPPGAKPLFKSTRSLPTVETSPQPAPQTYAEYAISGPPGGPGATCPIGPEPLAGETPNQAPKPGAKSNSIIVSPRQRGNPVLRFVRNVPWEFGDVLPDYVLGQSTCALFLSLRYHNLHPDYIHGRLQSLGKSFALRVLLVQVDVKDPQQALKELAKMCILADCTLILAWSPEEAGRYLETYKAYEQKPADLLMEKLEQDFVSRVRPPPPCLGLPLAPPWG
- the ERCC1 gene encoding DNA excision repair protein ERCC-1 isoform X5; this translates as MLYAFGERQERAGGLERPEVRPAWGYAGRAGGGTPRSLSCLSFAARGRGGPQKDLAMDEERVEKPAGPPTRKKFLIPVDEDEVPPPGAKPLFKSTRSLPTVETSPQPAPQTYAEYAISGPPGGPGATCPIGPEPLAGETPNQAPKPGAKSNSIIVSPRQRGNPVLRFVRNVPWEFGDVLPDYVLGQSTCALFLSLRYHNLHPDYIHGRLQSLGKSFALRVLLVQVDVKDPQQALKELAKMCILADCTLILAWRAQAPDVQAQRPRLTGPAAPRHVGSSWTRV